In a genomic window of Hypanus sabinus isolate sHypSab1 unplaced genomic scaffold, sHypSab1.hap1 scaffold_259, whole genome shotgun sequence:
- the LOC132388043 gene encoding gastrula zinc finger protein XlCGF26.1-like — protein MAHQRVHTGEKPFTCSDCGKGFTQSSTLLVHQRVHTGEKPFTCSDCGKRFTNLSNLQRHQRVHTGEKPFTCSECGKRYADSSTLQSHQRVHSGERPFTCSECGKRFTNLSILQRHQRVHTGEKPFTCSECGKRFNQLSHLQSHQRVHIGERPFTCSVCGKRFTHLSSLQRHQQVHTGERPFTCSVCRKRFTHLSSLQRHQRVHSGERPFTCSVCGKRFTNLSSLQRHQRVHSGERPFTCSECGKGFTQSSTLQSHHRVHTGVKPFTCSVCGKGFTRSSHLWSHQRVHTGEKPFTCSVCEKGFNQLANLQNHMRVHTGEKPFTCSVCGKGFTRLANLQNHLRVHTGERPFTCSVCGKEFTHLSNLQRHQRVHTGERPFTCSVCGKGFTRLANLQNHLRVHTGEKPFTCSDCGKEFTHLSNLQRHQRVHTGERPFTCSECGRRFTDSSTLQSHQRVHSGERPFTCSECGKGFTRSSTLLVHQRVHTGERPFSCSVCGKRFTNLSSRQRHQRVHTGERPFTC, from the coding sequence atggctcaccagcgagttcacactggggagaagccattcacctgctcagactgtgggaaaggatttacacagtcatctaccctactggtacaccagcgagttcacactggggagaagccatttacctgctcagactgtgggaagagattcactaatttatccaacctacagagacatcagcgagttcacactggggagaagccgttcacctgctcagaatgtgggaagagatacgctgactcttccaccctacagagtcatcagcgagttcacagtggagagaggccattcacttgctcagaatgtgggaagagattcactaatttatccatcctgcagagacaccagcgagttcacactggggagaagccgttcacctgctcagaatgtgggaagagattcaatcagttatcccacctacagagtcatcagcgagttcacattggagagaggccgttcacctgctcagtctgtgggaagagattcactcatttatccagcctacagagacatcagcaagttcacactggggagaggccgttcacctgctcagtctgtaggaagagattcactcatttatccagcctacagagacatcagcgagttcacagtggagagaggccattcacctgctcagtctgtgggaagagattcactaatttatccagcctacagagacatcagcgagttcacagtggagagaggccattcacctgctcagaatgtgggaagggattcactcagtcatccaccctacagagtcatcaccgagttcacactggggtgaagccgttcacctgctcagtctgtgggaagggattcactcggtcatcccacctatggagtcaccagcgagttcacactggggagaagcctttcacctgctcagtctgtgagaagggattcaaccagttagctaacctacagaatcacatgcgagttcacactggggagaagccgttcacctgctcagtctgtgggaagggattcactcggttagctaacctacagaatcacctgcgagttcacactggggagaggccattcacttgctcagtctgtgggaaggaattcactcatttatccaacctacagagacatcagcgagttcacactggggagaggccgttcacctgctcagtctgtgggaagggattcactcggttagctaacctacagaatcacctgcgagttcacactggggagaagccgttcacctgctcagactgtgggaaggaattcactcatttatccaacctacagagacatcagcgagttcacactggggagaggccgttcacctgctcagaatgtgggaggagattcactgactcttccaccctgcagagtcatcagcgagttcacagtggagagaggccgttcacctgctcagaatgtgggaaaggtttcactcggtcatctaccctactggtacatcagcgagttcacactggggagaggccgttctcctgctcagtctgtgggaagagattcactaatttatccagccgacagagacatcagcgagttcacactggggagaggccgttcacctgctga